The DNA window AGTCTTTCTGGAGATGAAAAGGAAGTTCAAAAAGAACTTGAAAGATTCACTAAGAAGAAAAAAATTATTTCTAAGGAAGTCAGAAAAGAATTAGATGAAATATATGATTCCTTAGAATCTAAGGGGCTTCTACCTTCATTTGCCCAGATATTGGGTGATCTTAAAGAAACAGTGCAAAAGTATCCAAATGCTAAATCTGTAGATGAGATAATTCAAGAAATTTCAAGATGACTGAAAAAGATCATATACTCGGATTTTTCTGTGATACTGGGTTTATCATAGGGCTTTGCAGAGAGACAGATAAACATCATCAAGAGTGCACCAAATTAACTGCTAAATATCCTATAGAAAAACATGATTATTTTACATGTTTAATTGTTTGTGATGAGGTAAATCATTGGATTCAGCGCCTCACGAGAAACTTAATTGAAGGAGAAGGGGACAAAGGAACAAAAACAATAGAAAGGAAACTTAAGAGGTGTTTTAAGAATTTTTTGTTAAAAATAGAAGTTTTCGATGTCGATGATGTAGAAACTGAGACTACAGAAACTTTAAAAGAAGAATATAATCAGATCATTTTGAATTTGCAGAACTTGATAGGTTATAATACACCTAATCAAATAAATGACATTAAGATTATAGCCACCGCTTTGATATGGGGGGCCTATACTACTTGTTATGCGCAGAAATGTTTTCTAACTGTTGATAAAGGCCATATCTCTAATAAAAAGGATAAAATTTACAGTATAAGCTGTATATGCCTTAAGAGAAAAACCCCTCCTATTAGGATTAAATATGTTGGATCAGGTGATGGTAATTTAGCGTCTTAAGTTTTATAGTCTATGCTTTTTTATTTTTGTATATGGTAATAAGTGAATCCTTAAACCGAAGATATAACATACATAATTCTTCTAATGGTGAATGGAGACATACTCAACACTACTTCTTCCTGGAGACAATATCTGCAGACCTCAACCTCAACAGGACTGACATACAAAGAATACTCTACATAACACGGAGGGTGGGGATCAAACAATTACATAAGCGCGCATCAATGGAACAGGTACTATTGGCCCTTGCAGTATTCATCAAGGAGGAATCAACAGGCCATCCCTTACAGATAGACAGATACACTATCCTCAAAGAATACAATGTTAACTATAAATTGTACACTACTGTCCTCAGGAATCTCCTCAGATATTATCGTAGCAGATCCCCTGTTGTGAGGGGATGAATATTGCAGGATTACATGATATTCCAGGTCAAAGTATATGATAATTATAATTTGTTTTTGAGTGAGGAGGAGAAATGCCCTGAATGTGAAGGTATCCATTTTGAGCTGGATTCTGAGTATAATATTTGCTGCAGGTCATGTGGTTTGGTCCTGTCAAGTGTTTATTGTTATGTTGGTGGAGTGAAATTGGACTTACCCTGGGGTCTACTACTTTAACCACCCCCCCAGTTTTGCAGTATTCTCTAATAACTCTGTTGATGTTCCGACTACGTTACATACATATTATAGAGGAGAGAACTGAGGTGACAAAAATTGGATCGTGAAGCACTAGGACTCACAGGCCTGATCATATTGGGGATGATATCCTTGTACTTCAAACAATACGAATTAGGCTCTGCATGTATCGGGGCCATCGCAGGATACATAGCCCGCCCAGGAGAAACAACATGACAAAAGAGGGACATGGATGCATACAAAAAGAGAGGATAACAAGCCTCGAGGAAAGACTGAAAAACATTGAATACGACATCATCGACATCAAGGAGACCAATAAAATGCTAATAGACCTCCAAGCAGAAATAGCAACCCTCAAAGCCTACCACAAAATCACCATGATACTCCTAACAGCCCTGATCATCCCCATAATCATCACACTCATACGCACAATATAACCCCAGCCACAAAATCACACAAACAAACACAAGATCACACATGAAAGAAACACCAACCCAAAGAAAAGCATTCGAATACTACTACTCCCTTGGCGACAAAAGAAACCTGAAAAAAGTCGCTGAAAAATTTGGATACTCATATGACACAATCAGAGGATGGTCATCCAAACTCAGGTGGCGGGAGAGGATATACCAGTACGAGAAAAAACAACTCCAGGAGATAAGAAGAGCGCGTGAAGAATTATCAGAGGAGTCAAAGGAGTATTATGCTGACCTCTGGAGCAAATACCTTAAGGCTTGCAGCCTCACACTGGAGGGTTACATTGAATCCATCGAGAATGGAGGGGAAGGCCTCACTTTACAGACATCTAAGGACCTCCATAACCTTGGATTAGCAATAGCATTGGGCTTGGGGGATCCTACTGAGATACATGAACACCGTGAGAGTGGTGGTGAACTGGAGGATTTGCTGGAGGATCTTGTGTCGGCCACGAAGAACCTGAAGGATGAGGGTATGGATGAAGGCCTGGATGATGAAGAGGCTGAAGTTGAAGGTGGCTGACTGGAAAAAGAAACTGAAAGAATCAGAGAATATTCGAAGCATCCTCCAGGGCATATCTGACAGGGAATTGAAGCTGTTCTATTCGACGATAATATTGAATCCATATATCCCTGTGAACCCCTTCCATAAACAGATTAAGTTTTTATTGTCAGATGAACGTGAAGTCCTGTATGGTGGTGCTGCGGGTGGCGGTAAATCAGTGGCTTTACTTATGGGGGCCCTGCAGTATGCGCATTACTCTGATTACGCCGCCCTAATCCTGCGACGAACCTATCCTGAGCTCAGCCAGGAAGGAGGCCTTATAGACATGGCCCATAACTGGCTTGGGGGGACGGATGCAGAGTGGAATGAACAGAAAAAACGGTGGACATTCCCCTCCGGCGCTGCATTGCAGTTTGGGCATATGGAACATGAAAAGGACCGCTACAGATACCAGGGGTCATCATATCATTATATCGCATTCGATGAACTCACAGAGTTCATCGAGACCCAGTACAGGTTCATGTTCCGATCACTCCGAAAGGAAGTAAATGATCACATACCTCTACGCGTCAGGGCCACCAGTAACCCCGGTGGTATTGGACATGAATGGGTTAAAACCCGCTTCATTACAGGTGAAAAGACATTCATCCCCTCAACGTGGAGGGAAAACCCTTATCTTAACCGGGATGAATATGAAGAGGCCCTGAATATGCTTGACCATGTAACCCGTAGGCAGTTGAAGGATGGGGACTGGGATGTTACACTGCAGGGTGGGGTGTTCAAGAGGGAATGGTTTGAAGTCATTGATTCAACCCCACATGGTCTTGTGATGAGTGTCAGGTACTGGGATTTCGCAGCAACTAAACCTGACGGGACCAATGACCCTGACTATACAGTTGGTTTGCTTCTGGGTGTGGATAAGGATGATTACTATTATGTTCTTGATGTCCGGAGGTTCAGAGAATCCCCGGGAAAGGTTAAATCGAAGGTACTGAGGACTGCTGAGGAGGATGGGCGTGAAGTGATCATCGCTAAGGAGGAGGAACCAGGATCCTCAGGTAAGATAGTCACTGATTACCTTAGAAGCCTACTCCAAGGCTACACATTCAGGGCTGACCGCGTGACTGGGGATAAGGTGACACGCGCCCTTCCCGTTTCAAGTTATGCTGAATCAGGGCGCATCAAAGTCCTCAGAGCCCCCTGGACAAGGGCATTCCTTGATGAACTGGAGGCCTTTCCCATGGAGGGTGTCCATGACGATCAGGTCGACGCGTTCAGCGGTGCTTTTAACATATTATCAATGGAGATGAGGAGAAAGAAGAAGATTTACATCTCAGGACCTCTCAGAAGGAGGAGGAGGCATGTTTAATTATCACCTCTCAATCAGGTCACTTGAAAAGTATAAGGCTATTAAGAGGGAGGAAGTGGAATCACAGGCCATTGGGGAGACACGTTTTGAGGAGTATGTGGAACCCAAAGTCAATCCACTTGTCCTGCTTTCACTCCTCCAAGTCAACCCCTATCATGCCAGCGCCTGTAGCATTAAAGCCAATGATATTATCAGGACAGGTTACATTTTAGAAGGAG is part of the Methanothermobacter sp. K4 genome and encodes:
- the terL gene encoding phage terminase large subunit, giving the protein MKAWMMKRLKLKVADWKKKLKESENIRSILQGISDRELKLFYSTIILNPYIPVNPFHKQIKFLLSDEREVLYGGAAGGGKSVALLMGALQYAHYSDYAALILRRTYPELSQEGGLIDMAHNWLGGTDAEWNEQKKRWTFPSGAALQFGHMEHEKDRYRYQGSSYHYIAFDELTEFIETQYRFMFRSLRKEVNDHIPLRVRATSNPGGIGHEWVKTRFITGEKTFIPSTWRENPYLNRDEYEEALNMLDHVTRRQLKDGDWDVTLQGGVFKREWFEVIDSTPHGLVMSVRYWDFAATKPDGTNDPDYTVGLLLGVDKDDYYYVLDVRRFRESPGKVKSKVLRTAEEDGREVIIAKEEEPGSSGKIVTDYLRSLLQGYTFRADRVTGDKVTRALPVSSYAESGRIKVLRAPWTRAFLDELEAFPMEGVHDDQVDAFSGAFNILSMEMRRKKKIYISGPLRRRRRHV